In Calothrix sp. PCC 7507, one DNA window encodes the following:
- a CDS encoding Ig-like domain-containing protein yields the protein MKPRLHHALIVNLRLMGAIPVIFSLVLYPAIVKAELTSETRLFSDSPLPADKGLVDQSEKSIDSNSPHLLESSEQQLSPLKLPSTPNVRVTEAVIQPFLPATSVELPRGLHKIAGVKNAGNRGHVVNENMLVSLSPVSTGIKILTPTADSVVDVQATTVTVQFPVGSQVELRVNGEVVDRSLIGRTETDASTNLVTQTWYGVSLKESKNIISAQVIGGTEAPVTVQVVVRGAPQQLTLETVESRIPADGRSTATIKGQLIDASGNRSNRDAVVTLIPTAGEFVGKDFKPDEPGFQVEAKAGQFTATLRSQLKAETVTIRAIAHNLEAFTQLQFETALRPSLVTGVIDLRLGARGTNYYGSFRDFLPPNSDNKTQLDFHSAIFATGAIGDWLFTGAYNSSRPLNEDCNCDNRLFRTYQFSEQNYPVYGDSSKVDVVAPSIDSVFLRFERSTGIPGADPDYAMWGDYNTEEFARRSQQFTAITRQLHGFKANYNFGDLQITGFYGDQLEGFQRDTIAPDGTSGYYFLSRRILQPGSENVFIELEELNRPGTVLERKQLNRGPDYEIDYDRGTLLFREPILRTDIDQAGQVLVRRIVVSYQYDSQDSDGNIFAGRLQYNLSRKLNSESWIGATYVQENQGVRDFQLYGADALIALGDKGKFIAEYAHSTNNSDVIGKVSGDAYRLEAEGQIANGIQGRAYYRFADTGFANNATVSFVPGQTRYGAQVTAKLTSTTNVRAQYDHEDNFGIAPQPLDTFEALFAPRAEAIPGSKVDNSLTTISAGIQQRFGSAIFDVDWIHRRREDRIPDSALSSNSDQLRSRFTVPIAKNLTFQAQNELSLSSSQDTVYPDRTILGLNWAVIPGVNVSLAQQFYSGGQLAGNSITSLSINGEHKLGTDTTLTGRYSILGGANELTTQGAIGLNNRWTIASGLRLNLAYEHVFGGFFGRTAAGQQFAQPFAPGQSASSIGFDSGDSYSVGLEYSDNPEFQASARYEHRSSSGGTNTVITAGAAGKISPALTALVRYQQAGSSNQQLSGLGDTVNLKLGLAYRDPNNDKFNALLRYEYRENPATIPDTILLGSGTGSQDHTFALEAIYAPNWQWEFYGKYALRNSTSYLANDLVGTSMVNLAQFRATYRLGYSWDLVGEARVISQSNYTETGFVIETGYYLTPNLRVSGGYVFGQVDDRDFSGTRSAGGAYLGLTLKLNELFDGFGQQKPVPRQQQESTAKTLVNTLKNAMSRRDSEIKP from the coding sequence ATGAAACCCAGACTGCACCATGCACTGATTGTTAACTTGAGGTTGATGGGGGCGATCCCAGTAATTTTCAGCCTTGTTTTGTATCCTGCTATAGTCAAAGCGGAACTCACCAGTGAAACCCGACTTTTTTCTGATTCCCCTTTGCCAGCAGACAAGGGTTTAGTAGATCAATCGGAAAAAAGTATAGATTCAAATTCTCCTCATCTGTTAGAAAGTTCGGAGCAGCAACTTTCACCTCTCAAACTTCCCTCAACTCCAAATGTCCGGGTAACTGAAGCGGTCATACAACCATTTCTACCAGCGACTTCTGTTGAATTGCCTAGAGGCTTACACAAAATAGCCGGAGTAAAAAACGCAGGAAATCGGGGACATGTGGTGAATGAAAATATGCTGGTGTCTCTTTCTCCAGTTTCTACTGGAATCAAAATCCTGACTCCAACGGCTGACAGCGTTGTAGATGTACAAGCTACCACGGTAACTGTGCAATTTCCTGTTGGTAGTCAGGTAGAACTACGGGTAAATGGGGAGGTGGTAGACCGTTCATTAATTGGACGGACGGAAACTGATGCCAGTACTAACTTGGTAACGCAGACATGGTATGGTGTCTCGTTAAAAGAAAGTAAAAATATCATCTCTGCACAAGTAATAGGAGGAACAGAAGCGCCTGTCACGGTGCAGGTCGTAGTCCGGGGAGCGCCGCAGCAACTAACATTAGAAACAGTTGAGTCGCGGATTCCAGCGGATGGACGTTCTACAGCCACAATCAAGGGGCAACTTATTGATGCCAGTGGTAATCGCTCGAACCGTGATGCTGTTGTTACTTTGATACCCACGGCTGGGGAGTTTGTGGGCAAAGACTTTAAACCCGATGAACCCGGATTTCAAGTAGAAGCGAAAGCAGGGCAATTTACAGCGACTTTACGATCGCAGCTGAAGGCGGAAACTGTCACAATTCGGGCGATCGCTCATAATTTAGAAGCTTTTACTCAACTGCAATTTGAAACTGCACTGCGTCCTAGTTTAGTCACAGGGGTAATAGATTTACGTTTGGGTGCTAGAGGTACAAATTATTACGGTAGTTTCCGTGATTTCCTCCCTCCTAACAGCGATAATAAAACGCAGTTAGATTTCCATTCAGCGATATTTGCCACCGGTGCGATCGGCGATTGGTTGTTTACAGGTGCATACAACAGTTCTCGTCCTCTCAATGAAGATTGCAACTGCGATAATCGTCTGTTTAGAACTTATCAATTTAGTGAGCAAAACTATCCAGTCTACGGTGATAGCTCGAAAGTTGATGTGGTCGCTCCTTCCATTGACAGCGTATTTCTACGTTTTGAGCGTTCAACTGGCATTCCCGGAGCCGATCCTGATTATGCTATGTGGGGTGACTACAACACAGAAGAATTTGCCAGGCGATCGCAGCAATTTACTGCTATTACTCGTCAACTCCACGGTTTTAAAGCTAACTACAACTTTGGAGACTTACAAATTACAGGTTTCTACGGCGACCAATTAGAAGGGTTTCAACGCGATACTATTGCTCCTGATGGCACTAGCGGTTACTATTTCCTCTCTCGCAGAATATTACAACCAGGTAGCGAAAATGTCTTTATCGAGTTAGAAGAACTCAATCGTCCGGGGACTGTATTAGAACGCAAACAGCTTAACCGCGGCCCAGACTACGAAATCGACTACGATCGCGGGACATTATTATTCCGCGAACCGATTCTTCGTACCGATATCGATCAAGCTGGGCAAGTATTGGTACGTCGGATTGTTGTTAGCTATCAATATGACAGCCAAGACTCTGACGGCAATATCTTTGCAGGTCGTTTGCAATATAACCTCTCCCGCAAACTTAACTCTGAAAGTTGGATAGGTGCAACCTACGTCCAAGAAAATCAGGGAGTGCGTGACTTTCAACTCTACGGTGCAGATGCGCTGATTGCTTTGGGCGACAAGGGTAAGTTCATCGCCGAATATGCCCATTCCACTAATAATTCTGACGTTATAGGCAAAGTCAGCGGTGACGCCTACCGCCTGGAAGCGGAGGGACAAATTGCTAACGGGATTCAAGGTCGTGCTTATTATCGCTTTGCTGATACGGGTTTTGCTAATAATGCGACTGTCAGCTTTGTCCCAGGACAAACTCGTTATGGGGCGCAGGTGACAGCTAAACTCACCTCAACTACCAATGTCAGAGCGCAATATGACCACGAAGACAATTTTGGGATTGCTCCCCAACCGCTAGACACCTTTGAAGCACTGTTTGCACCCCGTGCTGAAGCCATACCTGGAAGCAAAGTTGATAATTCGCTCACAACAATTTCCGCTGGGATTCAACAGCGCTTCGGTAGCGCTATTTTTGATGTGGATTGGATTCATCGTCGTCGGGAAGACCGCATCCCCGACAGCGCCTTGAGTAGTAACTCTGATCAATTGCGTAGTCGTTTCACAGTTCCCATTGCTAAAAACCTGACTTTTCAAGCCCAAAATGAACTTAGCTTATCTTCTAGTCAAGACACTGTTTACCCAGACCGGACTATTTTAGGGTTGAATTGGGCAGTCATTCCCGGTGTCAATGTCAGTTTAGCTCAACAGTTTTACAGTGGCGGCCAACTTGCGGGTAACTCCATCACTAGCTTAAGTATCAACGGCGAACACAAACTAGGGACCGATACCACCTTGACTGGTCGGTACTCAATTTTAGGTGGTGCAAATGAACTGACTACCCAAGGGGCAATTGGTCTGAATAACCGCTGGACTATTGCTTCTGGATTGCGGCTGAACTTGGCTTACGAACATGTATTTGGCGGCTTCTTCGGACGAACTGCCGCAGGTCAACAGTTTGCTCAACCCTTTGCCCCTGGTCAAAGTGCTTCCTCCATTGGGTTTGATAGTGGCGATAGCTACAGCGTTGGCTTGGAATACTCCGATAATCCTGAGTTTCAAGCCAGCGCCCGTTATGAGCATCGCAGTTCTTCTGGTGGTACTAATACAGTAATTACCGCAGGTGCAGCGGGTAAAATATCACCTGCACTCACAGCACTGGTGCGTTATCAACAAGCAGGTTCTTCTAATCAACAGCTTTCAGGATTGGGCGATACAGTTAACTTAAAGCTGGGTTTAGCTTACCGCGACCCCAACAATGATAAATTTAACGCCTTGTTGCGTTATGAATATCGGGAAAATCCGGCCACTATTCCTGACACCATTTTGTTAGGTAGCGGTACAGGTTCTCAAGACCATACCTTCGCTTTAGAAGCTATTTATGCCCCTAACTGGCAATGGGAATTCTACGGTAAGTATGCCTTACGTAACAGTACTTCCTATTTGGCTAACGATTTAGTGGGTACGAGTATGGTTAATCTGGCACAATTCCGAGCTACCTATCGTTTGGGATATAGCTGGGATTTAGTTGGTGAGGCTCGTGTAATTAGTCAATCTAACTATACAGAAACAGGCTTCGTGATTGAAACAGGCTATTATTTGACTCCTAATCTGCGTGTTTCTGGTGGATATGTTTTTGGTCAAGTTGATGACCGGGATTTTTCAGGGACACGTTCTGCAGGTGGGGCATATTTGGGTTTAACACTCAAGCTCAACGAATTGTTTGATGGCTTTGGACAGCAAAAACCTGTACCACGTCAGCAACAAGAATCAACAGCGAAAACTTTGGTAAATACACTCAAGAATGCAATGTCGCGTAGAGATTCAGAAATTAAACCATGA
- a CDS encoding DUF11 domain-containing protein, whose product MNSRWLQKLTSTVLFGIILYSYLPVVAQQTNNQAALPSITNQATYTYTDSASNNKYQGTSSQINTTPGLIDPLGRIFGCAGTLLPDYTGFSVGVYEPNTNDPTGTELGRLVSLTRTEVPDIANNNIPGGKTPNIENSNPYFITNNPAGVYNFLLDPNKGQTEPGRTYIFVVNPPPSSIYKQRRIKIQILASGGQTNNIVRYVATSLDGQPISLQGETQIEDTVVLVNNAETQALKLFAFEFSTNLCQPNQVQIIKTGDRAAAEPGDTVIYRLSVKNLADTALNNVVITDNLPLGFNFLPKSVRGEIEGKPTTITAERNGNTVTFRSDVTINSEKVLNIAYAAQLTPDAVRGTGRNSAIVNAQRADNRFSTKDGPATHQLKIRPGIVSDCGTIIGRVFVDKNFDGEQQPGEQGIPNAVIFLEDGNRITTDPNGLFSVANALPGSHTGVLDLSSVPGYTLAPNEKFRERNSQSRLVRLEPGGLVRMNFAVTPTFQESVKK is encoded by the coding sequence ATGAATAGTAGATGGTTGCAAAAGTTAACATCAACTGTTCTCTTTGGAATTATTTTGTATAGTTATTTGCCTGTAGTAGCACAACAGACAAATAATCAAGCTGCCCTGCCATCTATTACAAATCAAGCTACTTATACTTATACTGATTCTGCTAGTAATAATAAATATCAAGGAACTTCTAGCCAAATCAATACTACTCCCGGTTTGATTGACCCATTAGGAAGGATTTTCGGTTGTGCTGGGACTCTTTTACCTGATTACACTGGGTTTTCAGTTGGTGTATATGAACCGAATACTAATGACCCCACAGGCACAGAATTAGGCAGATTAGTTTCCTTAACACGGACAGAAGTTCCTGATATTGCTAACAATAATATTCCCGGTGGTAAAACACCAAATATTGAAAATAGCAACCCCTATTTCATTACAAACAATCCGGCTGGGGTCTACAATTTTCTACTCGATCCCAATAAAGGGCAGACCGAGCCAGGTAGGACTTATATTTTTGTCGTTAATCCACCGCCGAGTAGTATCTACAAACAGCGTCGCATTAAAATTCAAATCCTTGCCAGTGGAGGTCAAACTAACAATATTGTCCGATATGTTGCTACTTCCTTAGATGGTCAGCCAATCAGTCTGCAGGGAGAAACGCAAATCGAGGACACAGTTGTTTTGGTGAACAATGCTGAAACCCAAGCACTGAAGTTATTTGCCTTTGAATTCAGCACAAATCTTTGTCAACCAAATCAGGTGCAGATCATTAAAACAGGCGATCGCGCTGCGGCTGAACCTGGAGATACGGTGATTTACCGGTTGTCGGTAAAAAACTTAGCGGACACTGCTTTAAATAATGTGGTAATTACTGACAACTTACCATTAGGATTCAACTTCTTGCCGAAATCTGTGCGAGGAGAGATAGAAGGTAAACCAACCACCATAACTGCTGAACGCAATGGCAACACGGTGACATTCCGCTCAGATGTGACTATCAATAGCGAGAAAGTATTAAATATTGCCTACGCCGCTCAACTAACACCCGATGCAGTGCGGGGAACTGGTCGTAATAGTGCGATCGTGAATGCTCAACGGGCTGATAACCGTTTTAGCACCAAGGATGGCCCAGCAACGCACCAGTTAAAAATTCGTCCAGGTATAGTTTCTGATTGTGGCACGATTATCGGTCGCGTGTTTGTTGATAAAAACTTTGATGGTGAACAACAGCCTGGTGAGCAAGGAATTCCCAATGCGGTGATTTTCTTGGAGGACGGGAACCGCATCACCACAGATCCTAATGGTTTGTTCTCCGTCGCTAATGCTTTGCCAGGAAGTCATACGGGTGTATTAGACCTCAGTAGTGTCCCTGGTTACACCTTAGCCCCCAACGAAAAATTCCGCGAACGGAATAGCCAATCTCGTTTAGTGCGTTTAGAGCCTGGTGGCTTGGTACGCATGAATTTCGCTGTCACCCCCACCTTCCAGGAGTCAGTCAAGAAATGA
- a CDS encoding DUF11 domain-containing protein: MQRVSLAGLGAIALIVTVPFAGQIPGVANVWHSGIAVAQNIKTQAQIQLRLEAEKQVLTKDQQGKQSQKWEALKGQVVVQPGDVLRYTLNAENKSDRPVKNLTLNQPIPKGMIYVLKSASVTDNAKITYSIDGGRNFVENPTIQVTLPNGKVETQPAPAKAYTNLRLQLPLVIAKSTVKATYQVQVR; this comes from the coding sequence ATGCAGCGTGTTTCTCTTGCAGGTTTAGGAGCGATCGCACTCATTGTTACAGTTCCATTTGCCGGTCAAATTCCGGGAGTCGCAAATGTATGGCATTCAGGAATTGCCGTTGCTCAGAATATCAAAACTCAAGCGCAAATTCAACTGCGTTTAGAAGCTGAAAAGCAAGTATTGACAAAAGATCAGCAGGGCAAGCAAAGTCAGAAATGGGAGGCTTTGAAAGGTCAAGTTGTGGTGCAACCAGGAGATGTGCTGCGCTATACCTTGAATGCTGAAAATAAGAGCGATCGCCCAGTTAAAAACCTTACTCTCAATCAACCGATTCCCAAAGGAATGATCTATGTGCTGAAATCTGCCAGTGTCACTGACAATGCCAAGATTACTTACAGCATTGATGGTGGACGTAATTTTGTCGAAAATCCCACAATTCAAGTTACTCTTCCTAACGGCAAGGTAGAAACTCAACCAGCACCTGCAAAAGCTTACACTAATCTTCGCTTACAACTGCCATTAGTAATAGCAAAGTCAACTGTGAAGGCGACTTATCAAGTACAAGTCCGTTAA
- a CDS encoding NAD(P)/FAD-dependent oxidoreductase produces MSLTEEILSQLPGDVLGGLRRTDALLTSLRENTAPIPNVVNENQQPLGAVDWDVIICGGTLGILIGCALAVKGLRVTLMERGILRGREQEWNISRKELEVFVELDLLTEEELGRAIATEYNPARVSFQGGTEVWVKDVLNIGIDPVYLLDTLKTRFLAAGGDLLENTPFSEVVIHPDGVMVNNQFKTRLLIDAMGHLSPITQQARQGQKPDALCLVVGSCAQGFPENHTGDLLLSFTSLQNQCQYFWEAFPARDGRTTYLFTYMDAHPQRLSLEALFEEYLRLLPEYQGMELHQLKFQRALFGFFPTYRQSPLKTPWNRILPVGDSSGSQSPLSFGGFGAMVRHLKRLTFGIQEALQTEQLSSSALALLQPYQPSLTVTWLFQKAMSVGVNQQIAPDQINQLLSAVFQEMQQLGNPVLKPFLQDVVQFPALTQTLLKTGLAHPGLVAKIIPQVGLISLLDWMVHYGNLGVYTALFWLSPMLETLVKNQSSKQQYYWHRLVDSWKYGSGNDYIEE; encoded by the coding sequence ATGTCCCTAACTGAAGAAATTCTCTCCCAACTACCAGGCGATGTTTTGGGAGGCTTGCGTCGTACAGATGCGCTCCTCACATCACTCAGAGAAAATACTGCACCCATACCCAATGTAGTCAATGAAAATCAGCAGCCTTTAGGTGCTGTAGACTGGGATGTGATTATTTGCGGTGGGACTTTAGGTATTTTAATTGGTTGCGCCTTAGCGGTGAAAGGCCTGCGGGTGACGTTAATGGAGCGAGGAATTCTGCGGGGAAGAGAACAAGAGTGGAATATCTCCCGTAAAGAGTTAGAAGTGTTTGTGGAATTGGACTTGCTGACAGAAGAGGAGTTAGGAAGAGCGATCGCTACCGAATATAACCCAGCCCGTGTCAGCTTTCAAGGTGGTACAGAAGTTTGGGTAAAAGATGTCCTGAATATTGGCATTGATCCGGTTTATTTGCTAGATACTTTGAAAACCAGATTTCTCGCTGCAGGCGGTGATTTGCTCGAAAATACACCCTTTAGCGAAGTAGTAATTCATCCCGATGGGGTGATGGTAAACAATCAATTCAAAACTCGGTTGTTAATTGATGCAATGGGACATCTTTCTCCCATCACCCAACAAGCACGCCAAGGACAAAAACCAGATGCACTGTGTTTAGTAGTGGGAAGTTGTGCCCAAGGTTTTCCGGAAAATCACACAGGCGACTTGTTATTATCATTTACATCCTTGCAAAATCAATGCCAGTACTTCTGGGAAGCTTTCCCAGCCAGGGATGGTAGAACCACTTACCTGTTCACCTACATGGATGCACATCCACAACGCCTGAGTTTAGAAGCTTTATTCGAGGAATATCTCCGTCTTCTACCAGAATATCAGGGTATGGAATTGCACCAGTTGAAATTTCAACGAGCGCTGTTTGGCTTCTTCCCCACCTATCGCCAAAGTCCTCTCAAAACACCTTGGAATCGTATTCTCCCAGTCGGAGATAGTAGCGGTAGTCAATCTCCTTTAAGTTTTGGTGGTTTTGGTGCAATGGTGCGTCACCTCAAGCGTTTAACATTTGGCATTCAGGAAGCACTACAAACCGAACAATTATCATCATCAGCGCTAGCACTACTGCAACCCTATCAGCCAAGTCTAACTGTGACTTGGTTGTTTCAAAAGGCGATGAGTGTGGGTGTAAATCAGCAAATTGCGCCCGATCAAATTAATCAACTGCTATCCGCTGTATTTCAGGAAATGCAACAACTAGGTAATCCAGTACTCAAACCATTTTTGCAAGATGTAGTGCAGTTTCCGGCACTAACGCAAACACTCTTAAAAACTGGTTTGGCACATCCGGGATTAGTAGCTAAGATAATTCCCCAAGTAGGATTGATAAGTTTGTTAGATTGGATGGTGCATTATGGGAATTTAGGTGTTTACACTGCCTTGTTTTGGCTGAGTCCAATGCTAGAAACATTGGTGAAGAATCAATCAAGTAAACAACAATATTATTGGCATCGCTTAGTTGATAGTTGGAAATATGGTTCCGGCAATGATTATATTGAAGAATAA
- a CDS encoding MFS transporter, giving the protein MSSSKRNSTPLNSEVAQHDPFAALRFRDYRLFTIGRLILYVGLQMQTVAIGWELYERTNSAMVLGGVGLAQVLPMIALTLIAGDVADRRDRQLTTLLSVLLLALCSLALAVLSYTKGAVVLFYCCLVLIGVAKAFLKPAGDALMWQLIPVTAFTNAATWNSSSFQLASVLGPALGGLGIAWLGNATGIYVLAAIAALLCFSLTVAITAERNTIAKEPLSLQALAAGAKFVWDNQLILAAITLDMFAVLLGGAVALLPIFAKDILHAGPVELGYLQAAPSIGALIMAVSLAYLPPLRKAGPALLWSVVGFGVVTIIFGLSRWFWLSLVMLTLSGALDSISVVIRHTLVQIRTPDHLRGRVAAINSVFISASNELGGFESGLTAALFGPVISVVGGGIGTILVVVAAAAIWPGIRKLGALEEYKK; this is encoded by the coding sequence ATGTCTTCGAGCAAACGGAACTCAACTCCCCTTAATTCTGAGGTTGCACAACACGATCCTTTTGCAGCCTTGAGGTTTCGAGATTATCGACTATTTACGATTGGGCGTTTAATCCTGTATGTAGGATTACAAATGCAGACAGTCGCGATTGGCTGGGAACTCTATGAGCGGACTAACTCCGCGATGGTATTGGGTGGTGTAGGACTGGCGCAAGTCCTGCCAATGATTGCACTCACCTTGATTGCAGGAGATGTCGCCGATCGCCGCGATCGCCAACTCACTACACTACTGTCAGTACTGTTATTAGCTCTTTGTTCACTAGCTCTAGCAGTGCTTTCCTATACCAAAGGTGCAGTTGTACTGTTTTACTGCTGCCTTGTTTTAATTGGGGTTGCCAAAGCATTCCTTAAGCCTGCTGGTGACGCTTTAATGTGGCAATTGATACCTGTTACTGCTTTTACCAATGCTGCCACCTGGAATAGTAGTAGCTTTCAATTAGCATCAGTACTCGGACCCGCCTTGGGTGGATTGGGGATCGCTTGGCTAGGAAACGCGACAGGGATATATGTGTTAGCTGCGATCGCTGCTTTGTTATGTTTCAGTTTAACAGTAGCGATTACAGCAGAAAGAAACACCATTGCCAAAGAACCATTATCGCTCCAAGCACTGGCAGCTGGTGCTAAGTTCGTCTGGGACAATCAATTGATTTTAGCGGCAATCACCTTAGATATGTTTGCCGTCTTATTAGGCGGTGCTGTTGCACTATTACCCATCTTTGCCAAAGATATTTTGCACGCAGGACCAGTAGAGTTGGGATACCTGCAAGCAGCTCCGTCTATTGGTGCTTTGATTATGGCAGTTAGTCTCGCCTATTTGCCACCGTTACGCAAAGCCGGCCCAGCCTTATTGTGGTCAGTTGTTGGTTTTGGCGTTGTGACAATTATCTTTGGGCTTTCTCGTTGGTTTTGGCTCTCATTAGTAATGTTGACACTCAGTGGCGCACTCGACAGTATTAGTGTTGTGATCCGCCATACCTTAGTTCAAATCCGGACTCCTGACCATTTGCGCGGTCGGGTTGCGGCCATTAATAGTGTGTTTATCAGTGCGTCCAATGAGTTAGGGGGTTTTGAGTCAGGCTTGACAGCCGCTTTATTTGGCCCAGTGATTTCTGTGGTTGGTGGTGGAATTGGGACAATTTTGGTAGTAGTTGCAGCAGCGGCAATTTGGCCAGGAATTCGTAAGTTAGGGGCATTAGAAGAATATAAAAAATAA
- a CDS encoding MarR family winged helix-turn-helix transcriptional regulator, translated as MSLDKPSQGATSEECAARVMDTVPLVMRFIRSEMRAHKAAFLSIPQLRSLAFLNRSPGASLCDLADHLGVTSATASATTERLVQRNLVQRSHHPQERRRIVLNLTDEGKYHLQQSLDQTRTHIADLLKGLTAEEISHIEEGLALLKNVFEQTELNSP; from the coding sequence ATGAGTCTGGATAAACCCTCGCAAGGTGCAACTTCCGAAGAATGTGCTGCCAGAGTCATGGATACAGTTCCATTAGTGATGCGGTTTATCCGATCTGAGATGCGTGCCCATAAGGCGGCTTTTCTGTCAATACCACAATTGCGATCGCTCGCATTTCTCAATCGCAGTCCTGGCGCTTCATTATGTGACTTGGCAGATCATCTGGGTGTCACCTCTGCCACAGCATCAGCCACCACAGAACGGCTAGTCCAACGTAATTTAGTGCAACGCTCTCACCATCCGCAAGAGCGCCGCCGGATAGTCCTGAATCTGACTGACGAGGGGAAGTATCATCTGCAGCAATCTCTCGATCAGACTCGTACTCATATTGCCGACTTACTCAAAGGTCTCACAGCTGAAGAAATTTCCCACATTGAAGAAGGGTTAGCGCTACTAAAAAATGTCTTCGAGCAAACGGAACTCAACTCCCCTTAA
- a CDS encoding ABC transporter permease — translation MTQQEPDVLHRGWVEASPIRRFNLISAIYNLVIKTLVIAELEVRKLRHDPTDLVVRSVQPALWLLIFGQVFSRIRSIPTGNLSYLDFMSAGILAQSVLYVAIFTGGMTLIWERDLGIVHKFLASPTPRVAMVLGKALACGVRCLSQAVFIYALAFLLGVKLNLNPLAILKVLLLVMLGAACFCIFSLIIGCLARTRERMTGIGQMLTMPLFFASNAIYPISMMPDWLKFISHINPLTYQVDALRSTMLLGGSSVYGFGLDVTILLITLIILTFVCGKLYPRVAM, via the coding sequence GTGACACAGCAAGAACCAGACGTACTGCACAGAGGTTGGGTTGAAGCCTCACCAATTCGCCGATTTAACTTGATATCTGCAATTTATAACCTAGTTATAAAAACCTTGGTAATTGCTGAATTAGAAGTGCGGAAACTCAGACATGACCCCACTGATTTAGTAGTCAGGTCTGTGCAACCGGCACTATGGTTGCTGATTTTTGGGCAAGTGTTCTCCCGCATTCGCTCTATTCCTACGGGGAACTTATCTTATTTAGACTTTATGTCTGCCGGCATCTTAGCTCAGAGTGTGCTATATGTAGCAATTTTTACTGGGGGGATGACGCTGATCTGGGAGCGAGATTTAGGGATTGTGCATAAATTCCTGGCTAGTCCTACACCTCGTGTGGCGATGGTTTTAGGTAAAGCTCTAGCATGTGGGGTGCGGTGTTTATCACAAGCAGTATTTATTTATGCATTAGCATTTTTACTGGGTGTCAAACTTAACCTTAATCCTTTAGCTATTCTGAAAGTGCTACTGCTAGTTATGTTGGGTGCAGCTTGCTTTTGCATTTTTTCATTAATCATTGGCTGTTTGGCCAGAACTAGAGAAAGGATGACGGGAATCGGTCAAATGTTAACTATGCCGCTGTTTTTCGCCAGTAATGCCATTTATCCGATTTCCATGATGCCAGACTGGTTAAAGTTCATTTCTCACATAAATCCTTTGACGTATCAGGTTGACGCTTTACGCAGCACAATGTTGCTTGGTGGTTCTAGCGTCTATGGCTTCGGTTTGGATGTGACAATTTTGCTAATAACACTGATAATCTTGACCTTTGTGTGTGGAAAACTTTATCCGCGAGTAGCGATGTAA
- a CDS encoding ATP-binding cassette domain-containing protein: MIRLTGKANLSEPPASNPQPNILETQGLTRNFGKITAVDTLNISVAQGEVFGLLGPNGAGKSTVIKMLTTLLPLSAGKATLAGYDVTHQPNAVRRVIGYVPQALSADGSLTGYENLLIFAKLYDIPASRRERHIRDMLGFMGLEDAAHRLVRNYSGGMIRKLEIAQSILHQPRILFLDEPTVGLDPLARTQVWQLVQQLCAEYGTTIFLTTHFLEEADILCDRVTIMEQGKEIMTGIPSDLKASLGQENATLDDVFIHYTGNQLASGVSYRDTARTRRTAQRLG; encoded by the coding sequence GTGATCAGACTGACGGGAAAAGCAAATCTGTCAGAACCGCCTGCCAGTAATCCGCAACCAAATATTCTGGAAACCCAGGGACTGACGCGTAACTTTGGCAAAATAACTGCGGTTGATACTTTAAACATATCTGTGGCACAGGGTGAAGTCTTTGGCTTACTTGGACCAAATGGGGCAGGTAAGAGTACTGTGATTAAGATGTTGACTACCTTGCTGCCTCTGAGTGCGGGGAAGGCAACCCTAGCTGGTTACGATGTGACTCATCAACCCAACGCTGTTAGACGAGTCATTGGTTATGTACCCCAGGCGCTCTCGGCTGATGGTAGTCTCACAGGGTATGAAAATCTTTTAATCTTTGCCAAGCTATATGACATTCCTGCTTCACGACGGGAGCGCCATATTCGCGACATGTTGGGTTTTATGGGTTTAGAGGATGCAGCGCATCGCTTAGTCCGCAACTACTCTGGCGGGATGATTCGCAAGTTAGAAATTGCCCAATCCATACTGCATCAACCCCGAATTTTGTTTCTCGATGAACCAACTGTCGGTTTAGATCCACTCGCTCGGACACAAGTATGGCAGCTCGTACAACAACTTTGTGCAGAGTATGGCACAACTATATTTTTAACTACCCACTTTTTAGAAGAAGCTGATATTCTGTGCGATCGCGTGACGATTATGGAACAAGGTAAGGAAATAATGACGGGCATACCAAGTGATTTAAAAGCTTCTCTAGGTCAAGAAAACGCCACTTTGGATGATGTCTTCATTCACTATACAGGGAACCAGTTAGCATCAGGAGTCAGCTACCGTGACACAGCAAGAACCAGACGTACTGCACAGAGGTTGGGTTGA